From Brachionichthys hirsutus isolate HB-005 chromosome 7, CSIRO-AGI_Bhir_v1, whole genome shotgun sequence, the proteins below share one genomic window:
- the pcsk2 gene encoding neuroendocrine convertase 2, whose translation MRGFPRHGTLVGFMVLVNALLLATHAAEGVLTDHLLVQLQEDAQDEAQQLAAQHGFQSARKLPMGEGLFHFYPQDTSKRRSKRSAHGRQQLQKDHRVKNVFEQEGFGRQKRGYRNIDDIEVNMSDPLFTKQWYLVNTGQADGTPGLDLNVAEAWQLGYTGKGVTIAIMDDGIDYLHPDLATNYNADASYDFSSNDPFPFPRYTDDWFNSHGTRCAGEVSAAANNNICGVGVAYNSKVAGIRMLDQPFMTDIIEASSISHMPQVIDIYSASWGPTDDGKTVDGPRELTLQAMADGVNKGRGGKGSIYVWASGDGGSYDDCNCDGYASSMWTISINSAINDGRTALYDESCSSTLASTFSNGRKRNPEAGVATTDLYGNCTLRHSGTSAAAPEAAGVFALALEANPSLTWRDMQHMSVLTSKRNQLHDEVHQWRRNGVGLEFNHLFGYGVLDAGGMVKMAREWKTVPERFHCVAGSLQETHKIQSGNKLVLTITTEACQNKDNFVRYLEHVQAVVTVNASRRGDLNINMTSPMGTKSILLSRRPRDDDAKVGFDKWPFMTSHTWGEDPRGTWVLEVGFRGEEAQRGVLKEWTVMLHGTQSAPYIDQIVRDYKSKLAMSKKEELEEELDEAVERSLKSLLSKNN comes from the exons ATGCGTGGATTTCCCCGACACGGGACACTCGTGGGATTTATGGTGCTTGTGAACGCACTGCTGCTTGCGACGCACGCTGCAGAAGGAGTTTTGACGGACCATCTTCTGGTTCAGTTGCAGGAGGACGCGCAGGATGAGGCGCAGCAACTTGCAGCACAACATGGGTTCCAGAGCGCACGGAAG CTTCCAATGGGAGAGGGTCTCTTTCACTTCTATCCTCAGGACACCTCAAAGAGGCGGAGCAAACGCAGCGCCCACGGCAGACAGCAGCTCCAAAAAGACCACAGG gttaaaaatgtctttgagcAGGAAGGCTTTGGCCGTCAGAAGCGAGGCTACAGAAACATCGATGATATTGAAGTTAACATGAGTGACCCTCTGTTCACCAAACAGTGGTATTTG GTAAACACAGGCCAGGCAGATGGGACCCCTGGCCTAGATCTTAATGTGGCAGAAGCTTGGCAACTGGGCTACACAGGAAAAGGTGTTACCATCGCAATTATGGATGATG GAATCGACTATCTGCATCCAGATCTGGCAACAAATTAT AATGCTGATGCCAGCTATGACTTCAGCAGCAATGACCCGTTCCCATTTCCACGCTACACAGATGACTGGTTCAACAG TCATGGCACACGGTGTGCTGGAGAGGTGTCTGCAGCAGCCAACAACAATATCTGTGGCGTGGGAGTCGCCTACAACTCCAAGGTGGCAG GTATCAGGATGTTGGACCAGCCCTTTATGACTGACATCATTGAGGCATCATCCATAAGCCACATGCCTCAGGTTATCGACATCTACAGTGCCAGTTGGGGACCAACCGATGATGGAAAGACAGTAGATGGACCTCGGGAACTCACACTGCAGGCTATGGCTGATGGCGTCAACAAG GGTCGTGGAGGAAAAGGCAGCATCTATGTGTGGGCATCAGGAGACGGCGGTAGCTATGACGACTGTAACTGTGATGGATATGCCTCAAGCATGTGGACAATCTCCATTAACTCAGCCATCAATGATGGACGCACAGCCCTGTATGATGAGAGTTGCTCCTCCACCCTAGCATCTACTTTCAGCAACGGACGCAAGAGGAACCCAGAGGCTGGTGTT GCCACCACAGACCTCTATGGAAACTGCACCCTGCGTCACTCTGgaacatcagcagcagctccggaGGCAGCCGGTGTCTTTGCTCTGGCGCTTGAGGCTAA CCCCAGCCTGACATGGAGAGACATGCAGCACATGTCAGTCCTGACCTCCAAGAGGAACCAGCTGCATGACGAGGTGCACCAGTGGAGGAGGAATGGCGTGGGTCTCGAGTTTAACCACCTGTTTGGCTACGGTGTGCTGGATGCTGGAGGAATGGTGAAAATGGCCAGGGAATGGAAAACCGTGCCGGAGCGTTTCCATTGCGTTGCCGGATCCCTCCAGGAGACCCA TAAAATCCAGTCTGGCAACAAGCTGGTGCTGACCATTACCACCGAAGCCTGCCAGAACAAGGACAACTTTGTCCGCTACCTGGAGCATGTTCAGGCTGTCGTCACTGTCAACGCCAGCCGCCGCGGCGACCTCAACATTAACATGACCTCGCCCATGGGCACAAAGTCCATCCTACTTAGCCGAAGGCCACGCGACGATGACGCCAAGGTGGGCTTCGACAAGTGGCCCTTCATGACAAGCCACACCTGGGGCGAGGACCCCCGTGGTACCTGGGTCCTGGAGGTGGGCTTTCGAGGTGAGGAAGCACAGCGCGGAGTCCTGAAGGAGTGGACTGTCATGCTGCATGGAACACAAAGTGCCCCTTATATAGACCAGATCGTGCGTGATTATAAGTCCAAACTTGCAATGTCCAAAAAGGAAGAGCTTGAAGAGGAGCTGGATGAGGCTGTGGAGCGAAGTCTGAAGAGCTTACTGAGTAAAAACAACTAA